The genomic region TTTCAATACTTCTGGTTACCCATGTAAAAGAAAGATAAAATATACTGATAATTACCAGTATGATTGCAACAAATGTTATCGAACCTTTATTCTGCATTTTTTTACTTATTTTGTTATCATTTATATTTTTCAAAAAATTGACCGCAAATATATTTATTTTTTTTGAAAACAATTTATTATAATTAAAGAATTTTCTGAATGAAAAGAGTTGATATTATGGCATTTACGAAAGTTGGAAATAAATTGTGAATTATACTACACCATTTTAATACTTATGAACAGCTAATATTTATTTTTGCTTTCAGATTTTTGAGCAAAAATTCTGTAATTTAAATTAGTTTTTAGTTGCTAAATTCGAAAATTGTGTTACTATATATAAGGTATAGAAAATGTTGAATGATAATTAAGGATTCTGAAATCAAAATGATTCTTAGAAAATTCAACTTTCATACTTATCATAGTATAATAAATATTTCATATTTTTGTTTCATTTCTATTACTTTTGAAAATTGAAGAGAAACCTGTTTATGAGAATGTTAAAAAGAATTATTATTTATTTTGTTTCAGCCATGTTGTTCCATGGATGTGTCGATGCAATTGAGGTAGATCTTCCTCCTCTTGTCGAAAAAATTGTTGTGGAAGGCGCTATAGAAGAAGGTTCAAACCCATATGTCTTTTTGACTAAAAATACCCCATATTTTGAACCTATTGACACAATGACACTAATGAATATGTTAATAATGGACGCAATAGTTAGTGTTTCGGATGGAACTGATACAGTAATTCTTGAACCAATGATTGATATGTGGCGATTCCCGTATTTATATTATGGTTCGAAAAAGATGATTGGAGAAGCCGGCAAAAACTATTTTCTTTCGGTGGAGGCAAATGATGAAAAGGTTTCGTCAAGAACTGTTATTCCAGAATCGGTTCTAATAGACAGCATGTGGTTCGAATTAGAGAACGACAAAGACAGTCTTGGTCTAATTTGGTTCACATTTGAAGATCCTGATACTCTTGGAAATTTTTATAGAGTATTCTCTAAAACCCTTGGTAAAGATTCAATATTTTTGACAATGCAGTTTTCTACCATCGAAGATAAAATTATAAATGGTGCTGCCGATAATAGAGTCGGTGTTTATAGAGGCACAAATGACGAAATAGACGATCAGGAAGATATGGAACGCTGGTATTTCAAAATTGGAGAAAGGGTTGTAATTAAGTTTTGCACAATGGACAATGTGCATTTCGATTTTTGGGATTCGTACCAAAACGATAGGTCTTCATTAGGGAATCCATTTGCTGCACCTACATATGTCCAGTCGAATATCGAAGGAAAAGGACTTGGAATTTGGGGAGGATATGGTGTTTATTTGGATACTTTTGAAGTGAAAATTGATTCCCTAATTTTGGAATAAGGCATCATAGTTCTTAGAATTGTTTATAAAAGGCATATAATTGAAGATAATTTATTAAATAAATTGATAATTTAATTAGGCACACTTCTTGATAAAACGGCAAATCTATATATGTAGATAAATAAATGTAAAAAAATAAGATCATGGAATTATTTAAACCAATGAATATTGACGAACAAAAAAGTCAGAATAACAACTTGAGCGACAAGATCGAAAAAGTAAAATGTTTGGTTATCGGCTCAGGACCTGCCGGTTTTACAGCAGCCATCTATGCAGCACGAGCAAATTTAAAACCCTTAGTGATTCAAGGAATGCAGCCTGGTGGACAGCTTACAACAACAACTGAAGTTGATAATTTTCCTGGATATCCGGAAGGTATTACAGGACAGGCAATGATGGACGATTTGAAAAAGCAAGCAGAACGTTTTGGAACTGAGGTTCGTTGGGGTGCCGTGTCATCAGTCGATTTTTCGAAATCTCCACACGAAGTTGTAGTCGATGAAGAGTACAAAGTTTTGGCAGATACAGTAATAATTTCAACAGGAGCAACAGCAAAATATCTCGGTCTGGATTCTGAGAAAAAATATGCTGGCATGGGTGTTTCGGCATGTGCAACTTGCGATGGCTTTTTCTACAAAGGACAAGATGTTGCTGTTGTAGGTGGTGGCGACACTGCTGCAGAAGAAGCTACATATTTGTCCGGATTATGCCGAAAAGTTTATATTATTGTCAGGAAGAATTATATGAGAGCATCTAAAGCAATGCTTGACAGAGTGAATAAAACATCAAATATTGAGGTGCTTTATGAGCACAACACTAAAGAACTTATTGGAGAAAATGGTGTTGAAGGAGCAATTTTAATTAAACGAATGGGAGAAGCTGACGAGCAAGAAGTTAAGATTGATGTTTCAGGATTTTTTCTCGCAATCGGTCATACTCCAAATTCTGTAATTTTCAAAGACTATCTTGAAACAGACGAAGTAGGCTATATAAAAACCAATCCCGGAAATTCTAAAACAAATGTAAAAGGAGTTTTTGCATGTGG from Bacteroidota bacterium harbors:
- a CDS encoding DUF4249 domain-containing protein — translated: MRMLKRIIIYFVSAMLFHGCVDAIEVDLPPLVEKIVVEGAIEEGSNPYVFLTKNTPYFEPIDTMTLMNMLIMDAIVSVSDGTDTVILEPMIDMWRFPYLYYGSKKMIGEAGKNYFLSVEANDEKVSSRTVIPESVLIDSMWFELENDKDSLGLIWFTFEDPDTLGNFYRVFSKTLGKDSIFLTMQFSTIEDKIINGAADNRVGVYRGTNDEIDDQEDMERWYFKIGERVVIKFCTMDNVHFDFWDSYQNDRSSLGNPFAAPTYVQSNIEGKGLGIWGGYGVYLDTFEVKIDSLILE
- the trxB gene encoding thioredoxin-disulfide reductase — encoded protein: MELFKPMNIDEQKSQNNNLSDKIEKVKCLVIGSGPAGFTAAIYAARANLKPLVIQGMQPGGQLTTTTEVDNFPGYPEGITGQAMMDDLKKQAERFGTEVRWGAVSSVDFSKSPHEVVVDEEYKVLADTVIISTGATAKYLGLDSEKKYAGMGVSACATCDGFFYKGQDVAVVGGGDTAAEEATYLSGLCRKVYIIVRKNYMRASKAMLDRVNKTSNIEVLYEHNTKELIGENGVEGAILIKRMGEADEQEVKIDVSGFFLAIGHTPNSVIFKDYLETDEVGYIKTNPGNSKTNVKGVFACGDVQDSTYRQAVTAAGSGCMAAIDAERYLGDLDS